The following DNA comes from Elusimicrobiota bacterium.
CTATTTCATATTAGTATTGCATTGCTTATTTATCTTCTTTTTACAAAATTATATAAAAACAAGATGAAAGGGTTTATTGCTGCTTTAATTTTTTCTTGTCATCCGATAAATACAGAAGCAGTTTTAGAAATATCATTTAACGAAGAACTTTTAGTTGCTTTCTTTATCTGTATTTCACTTTTAAGTTACATAAAATATGAGGAGATAATTTATAAAGAATTTCTAAAAAAAAGTATTTATTACAGCATTTCGCTTTTGTCGTTTATTTTATCACTATTTTCTAAAGAAACCGGTTTGGTTTTAATACCAATTCTTTTTTTGTATTGCTTGTTCTTTAAGAATAAAATTAAGATAAAAGAATTATTGGGTTTTCTAATAGTTGCTTTTGTTTATCTTTATATTAGGTTTTTTGTTTTTAAAACTACTGTAGAAAGTGTAATAAATTATCCCGGCGGAAGTTTTTATACAAATATTTTGACTATGTTACCAGTTAGTATAGAATATCTTAAATTGTTGTTTTTACCTTTCAATCTCTCAATAGAACATCTTTATCCCATAGAAATGTCATTTTTCTCTTACAGAGTTATTTATTCTATTTTTATCATAATTTTAATTTTGGGAATTATGGTAAAAACTGCCGATAAACAAATAAATTTTTCAATTATGTGGATATTTATATGTTTAATCCCAGTTTTTAATTTTATTCCTTTTTTGAAAATTTCATTTTTACAAGAACGGTATCTTTATCTATCATCAATTGGATTCGGTTTTTTAATAGGACTATTATTAGAAAAATTTGAAAGGCGATCAGTTAAGATAAAAAACATGATTTATGTTTTATTGATTATTTTTATTAGTGTATCTTCTGTAACAATTGTAAATAGAAATTCTAAGTGGAAGGATGAAATGATATTTTGGCTGGAGGCATCGCGTAATTGTCCAAAAAGTTATAGAATACATCATTGTCTCGGCGATTTATATTCCGAAAGAAATATGCATACTAAAGCAATTTATCATTATGAAAGGTCAATGCAATTGGCACCCGATTATGTGTTTGCTTACGCGGGTCTCGCGAAAACATATATAAAAATAAAATTATTTGATGAAGCCATCGCGGTATGTCAAAAAGCATTGAATATCTTTCCAGTTTATCCTGCAATTTATAGTTTGCTCGGTGCTGCATATACAGAAAAAAGGGATTATAAACAAGCGTATAAAATGCTTAAAAAAACAATTGAAATAGAACCTTATAAATATGACAATTATCTCAATTTAGCAAGATTTTATGTAACAATAAATTCAATTCCAGAGGCAATAGAATCGTATCAAACATCTTTGAAATTTAATCCCGATGTAATTCCAAGTTGGTTTTCATTAGGAGTATTATATGAGAGAGAAAAAAATTATAGAAATGCCATTAAATGTTTTAAAAAAGTGTTAGCAATAGTACCAGATTATCCTAATTTACAGAATCGTATTAGTTTACTGGAAAAAAATCTATAAATCCCAAATAAAAAATGATTAAAAAATTAGAATTAAAAATTCTACTGTTGTTATTTACACTATACCCTGTTTCACTAATTTGTGCAGAAAACAACTGGCAAATTGAGACGGTAGATTCTGCCGGATATGTTGGTATTATTACATCTATTGTCTTAGACAGTCAGAATTTTCCACATATAACTTATTATGACCAAACAAATAACAATTTGAAATATGCCCACTGGACCGGAACAAAATGGGATATTCAAACAGTAGTTTCTGAAAAATACGCTTTCTATTCTTCAATTGTTTTAGATGCAAAAGGATACCCTCATATAAGTTATACCAGTGGTTCTGGAAACAGGTTAGAGTATATTTTCTGGGATGGAGAAAAGTGGAATTTTCAAATTGTAGATGAAATGGATGGTTCGTATCAATACAATTCTATTGCTTTAGATACAAATGATTATCCGCATATTTGTTATGTAGACTTAAAGGGTTAC
Coding sequences within:
- a CDS encoding tetratricopeptide repeat protein: MKKLIQNKWFAIGLIVIATFGVYANSSKNEFVWDDIKIIKDNKSIKDLNNLKKIFTKDYFKISKELSYRPVATFTYFLLYKIFKLNTWKYHLTNTLFHISIALLIYLLFTKLYKNKMKGFIAALIFSCHPINTEAVLEISFNEELLVAFFICISLLSYIKYEEIIYKEFLKKSIYYSISLLSFILSLFSKETGLVLIPILFLYCLFFKNKIKIKELLGFLIVAFVYLYIRFFVFKTTVESVINYPGGSFYTNILTMLPVSIEYLKLLFLPFNLSIEHLYPIEMSFFSYRVIYSIFIIILILGIMVKTADKQINFSIMWIFICLIPVFNFIPFLKISFLQERYLYLSSIGFGFLIGLLLEKFERRSVKIKNMIYVLLIIFISVSSVTIVNRNSKWKDEMIFWLEASRNCPKSYRIHHCLGDLYSERNMHTKAIYHYERSMQLAPDYVFAYAGLAKTYIKIKLFDEAIAVCQKALNIFPVYPAIYSLLGAAYTEKRDYKQAYKMLKKTIEIEPYKYDNYLNLARFYVTINSIPEAIESYQTSLKFNPDVIPSWFSLGVLYEREKNYRNAIKCFKKVLAIVPDYPNLQNRISLLEKNL